One part of the Myxococcaceae bacterium genome encodes these proteins:
- the glmU gene encoding bifunctional UDP-N-acetylglucosamine diphosphorylase/glucosamine-1-phosphate N-acetyltransferase GlmU → MTKLACVVLCAGQGTRMKSSRSKMVQTCLEKPLCRWSLDVASSLDPEHLLAVVGFQQEQVRLVLPDSAQTVVQSQQLGTGHALQQAFRALEKSFSGAVMVLYGDTPLIRAETLRQLLDSLQGNEMAMLTSFVQNPRGYGRIIRDNSGLLCGVVEEKEATLEQRAIAEINSGIYVFRTDFLLKHLFKLTNNNYQQEYYLTDLVACAAGSVATVLVDEAETLGVNDYTQLAYAESVLRQRINTHWMRQGVQMVDPVSTYIGPDVTIEPDTFIEPGVQISGKTRIETGARIKAYSVIEESEIGAGTQVGPFAHLRSGSRLGEKCKIGNFVETKKASFKKGSKVNHLAYIGDAEVGEFCNIGAGTITCNYDGTRKHSIQVEDGVFVGSNSTLIAPVKLGKGSYVGAGSVVTQDVPAQALALGRARQVNKEGRMKKNN, encoded by the coding sequence ATGACAAAATTAGCCTGTGTGGTGTTGTGTGCGGGTCAAGGAACTCGGATGAAGAGTTCCCGCTCCAAAATGGTTCAGACTTGTTTAGAGAAACCGTTGTGCCGCTGGAGCTTGGATGTTGCATCCTCGCTGGACCCCGAACACTTATTGGCGGTTGTCGGTTTCCAACAAGAGCAGGTTCGGCTTGTTTTGCCGGATTCTGCACAGACAGTCGTGCAGTCTCAGCAGTTAGGAACGGGGCATGCGCTTCAACAGGCGTTTCGAGCTTTGGAAAAATCGTTCTCCGGCGCAGTCATGGTGTTGTACGGAGATACTCCTTTGATCCGGGCCGAGACACTTCGTCAGTTGCTCGACTCTTTGCAAGGCAATGAGATGGCCATGCTCACCTCATTCGTTCAAAATCCAAGGGGTTACGGTCGAATCATTCGCGACAATTCAGGCTTACTGTGCGGAGTGGTGGAAGAAAAAGAGGCCACGCTCGAGCAGCGAGCAATCGCTGAGATCAATTCGGGGATCTATGTGTTTCGAACAGATTTCCTGCTCAAGCACTTATTCAAACTGACAAACAACAATTATCAGCAAGAGTACTACCTAACGGATCTGGTTGCGTGTGCGGCCGGTTCGGTAGCCACCGTATTGGTTGATGAAGCCGAGACTTTAGGGGTGAATGATTACACGCAATTGGCCTATGCTGAGAGCGTCTTACGCCAACGGATCAATACCCACTGGATGCGCCAAGGGGTTCAAATGGTAGATCCTGTCTCTACTTATATTGGACCCGACGTGACCATTGAGCCGGATACGTTCATTGAGCCTGGGGTGCAGATTTCCGGAAAAACTCGAATTGAAACAGGCGCTCGGATTAAAGCCTATTCGGTGATAGAAGAATCGGAAATAGGAGCTGGTACTCAGGTAGGACCTTTTGCTCATCTTAGATCTGGAAGTCGGCTGGGGGAAAAATGCAAAATTGGTAACTTTGTTGAAACAAAAAAAGCGAGTTTCAAAAAAGGATCCAAAGTGAATCATTTAGCCTATATCGGAGACGCAGAAGTAGGTGAATTTTGCAATATTGGGGCGGGTACCATTACCTGCAATTACGATGGAACTCGAAAGCATTCGATCCAAGTTGAAGATGGCGTTTTTGTTGGATCCAACAGCACTTTGATAGCCCCAGTTAAGCTCGGAAAAGGAAGCTATGTTGGAGCAGGCAGTGTCGTGACACAAGACGTTCCAGCTCAGGCTTTGGCGCTGGGCCGTGCTCGGCAAGTCAACAAAGAAGGCCGAATGAAGAAAAATAATTAA
- a CDS encoding peptide ABC transporter substrate-binding protein codes for MFKMSNPVFGLLSGVFWFACSPQAVQVESGPVRPGTVIIGLSQEPDSLFVPFKEMMVSEEIVRIGNYTLTIFNENWDLIPWAAKEIPTLANGGLQLFIENGAKKMRTTWKIRDDFFWADGKPLVADDFILNYEITQDPTQEVIDRTSIEAIEKMEQKDPKTLVITWKEHYAYYHNYRNHEALPAHIIGPIYRANPEKLKQHEFGQQPLLAGAFTIHQWLPGETIRARRNLFAKGKHRPKLDEIIWRIIPQTNTLESNLVAGDIDAISSVGLDLDQALNFQKRFGKDYHFYFTPGLLWEHIDFNLDNPILQDKRVRQALAYGANRAKIADLLFAGKQPVAHGTEPEKSPFYNADVRKYAYDVSRANQLLEEAGWLLSKPKEIRRKNGKPLKLVLMSTSGNKSRERVEQLLQAEWRKIGVEIEIKNQPAKVFFSETVHKRRFQHMALYSWVKDPVKLSDTLWRCDHIPRESNSFLGQNIPGFCDAKVDQLLKSASLELNVLKRIRLGQELEAVLAEELPALPLYFRVEVTITKKGLKNWKPTGILQPVTWNAHEWSW; via the coding sequence ATGTTTAAGATGAGCAACCCAGTTTTTGGGCTCTTGAGTGGGGTCTTTTGGTTCGCTTGTTCCCCCCAAGCAGTTCAGGTTGAATCTGGCCCTGTTCGGCCGGGAACCGTGATTATTGGTCTTTCACAGGAACCGGACTCGTTATTTGTTCCGTTTAAGGAGATGATGGTCTCAGAAGAGATCGTGCGAATTGGGAATTACACGTTGACCATTTTCAATGAGAATTGGGATCTGATTCCGTGGGCGGCTAAGGAGATACCAACGCTTGCCAATGGTGGTTTGCAGCTTTTTATCGAGAATGGTGCAAAAAAAATGCGAACCACTTGGAAGATTCGAGATGATTTTTTCTGGGCAGATGGCAAGCCGTTGGTGGCTGATGACTTTATTCTGAACTATGAAATTACACAGGATCCAACGCAAGAAGTCATCGATCGCACCAGCATCGAAGCCATTGAAAAGATGGAGCAAAAAGACCCTAAAACCTTGGTCATTACCTGGAAAGAGCACTACGCTTATTATCATAATTATCGAAATCACGAAGCGCTTCCAGCTCATATTATCGGGCCGATTTATCGAGCAAATCCAGAGAAGCTCAAACAACATGAATTTGGGCAGCAGCCTCTTCTTGCGGGTGCGTTTACGATTCATCAGTGGCTACCCGGAGAAACGATCAGGGCTCGTCGCAACCTTTTTGCCAAGGGTAAGCACCGTCCTAAGCTCGACGAAATCATTTGGCGCATCATTCCTCAGACGAACACGCTCGAATCGAATTTAGTGGCAGGAGATATCGATGCCATTTCTTCCGTGGGCTTGGATTTAGATCAGGCGCTTAACTTTCAAAAGCGCTTTGGGAAAGATTATCATTTTTACTTTACCCCAGGACTGCTTTGGGAGCACATCGATTTCAACTTGGACAACCCCATTCTACAGGATAAGCGTGTTCGACAAGCCTTGGCGTATGGAGCAAATCGAGCCAAAATTGCCGACTTGCTCTTTGCGGGTAAGCAGCCTGTGGCCCATGGAACAGAGCCCGAAAAGTCTCCATTTTATAATGCGGATGTACGAAAATACGCATACGATGTTTCGAGAGCGAATCAGCTTTTAGAGGAAGCCGGTTGGCTTTTAAGCAAGCCCAAAGAAATACGTCGAAAAAATGGAAAACCGCTCAAGCTTGTCTTGATGAGTACTTCGGGCAATAAATCGCGAGAGCGTGTTGAACAGTTGCTTCAAGCGGAATGGCGTAAAATTGGGGTAGAGATTGAGATTAAGAATCAACCTGCCAAGGTCTTCTTCTCAGAAACCGTTCATAAACGAAGGTTTCAACACATGGCGCTTTATTCCTGGGTGAAAGACCCTGTCAAACTATCGGATACTCTTTGGCGCTGCGATCATATTCCGAGAGAGTCCAACAGTTTTTTAGGCCAAAATATACCGGGATTTTGCGATGCAAAGGTGGATCAGCTTTTAAAATCAGCTTCGTTGGAGCTGAATGTGCTTAAGCGTATTCGTTTGGGTCAAGAATTAGAAGCGGTTTTAGCAGAAGAGCTTCCTGCCTTACCGCTCTATTTTCGAGTGGAAGTAACCATTACTAAAAAAGGCCTCAAAAATTGGAAACCAACCGGAATTTTGCAACCTGTCACTTGGAATGCCCACGAATGGAGTTGGTAG
- a CDS encoding ABC transporter permease, producing the protein MKVLGIRFLQMGLILAALSVFLFVLMLKMPGNPVDLLITSNPRIKAEDVIRLKKLKGLDQPWYVQYLRWMWGYYEPLKAPMLGSTLPQNAHVLFGGQLSGGRVWYVVKNESGLESVGTIWKKQHPVSKVGVLPIPSQVMDVPKHFTLDLNRFVMGGDEKLHFELIHGSPGMLDSSGVYTWPERGRGQKAIQFSVRNKIGDQAFGAFSVERDPMPNLKIFNRGFIFVLLGDTQAMGFSNTYKRPVWELLKGRVANTLALMIPAILLSLLIALPLGIYTARRQYSWSDYGLNFLAFIGISLPVFWFGILIMYIFAERLQWFPAGGILTPGVEKDELWNQLVNRFSHAVLPVCVLSIAYAGRWLRYMRASMLEILPSDYIRTARAKGLSENKVIFKHALRNALIPIVTLLALSIPVLFGGAVLTETVFSWPGMGRLQYDAILNSDYYVAIVVFLISAFWVMVGNLLADGLYRWVDPRMRNS; encoded by the coding sequence GTGAAAGTCTTGGGAATTCGATTTTTGCAAATGGGGCTCATTCTTGCTGCGTTGAGCGTTTTTCTCTTTGTGTTGATGCTTAAAATGCCGGGAAATCCCGTTGATCTGCTGATCACCAGCAACCCTCGTATCAAAGCGGAAGATGTGATCCGACTCAAAAAGTTAAAAGGACTCGATCAGCCCTGGTATGTTCAGTACCTGCGTTGGATGTGGGGTTATTATGAACCCTTGAAAGCCCCAATGCTGGGTTCTACCTTGCCTCAAAATGCCCATGTGCTTTTTGGCGGCCAATTATCGGGGGGACGTGTTTGGTATGTCGTTAAAAATGAGTCGGGCCTTGAGTCTGTCGGCACGATTTGGAAAAAACAGCACCCTGTGAGCAAGGTTGGAGTTTTGCCCATACCCAGTCAAGTGATGGATGTTCCGAAGCATTTTACGCTTGATTTAAATCGTTTCGTGATGGGAGGGGACGAGAAATTGCACTTTGAGCTTATTCACGGCAGTCCAGGAATGCTTGATTCTTCGGGGGTTTACACTTGGCCAGAAAGAGGTCGAGGTCAAAAGGCAATCCAGTTCTCTGTGCGAAATAAAATAGGAGACCAAGCCTTCGGAGCTTTTTCCGTTGAACGCGATCCAATGCCGAATCTAAAAATTTTTAATCGAGGATTTATCTTTGTACTATTAGGAGATACACAGGCGATGGGTTTTTCAAATACCTACAAGCGACCTGTTTGGGAGCTCTTAAAAGGTCGAGTGGCGAATACCCTCGCGCTCATGATTCCGGCAATTTTGCTTTCGCTTTTGATTGCTTTGCCTCTTGGAATCTATACTGCGCGTCGGCAATACTCTTGGTCTGATTATGGACTCAATTTTTTGGCGTTTATTGGGATATCGTTGCCGGTATTTTGGTTCGGCATCTTGATTATGTATATTTTTGCTGAGCGTCTTCAATGGTTTCCTGCAGGAGGAATTTTAACTCCTGGAGTTGAAAAAGATGAACTTTGGAACCAACTGGTGAACCGTTTTTCGCATGCGGTTTTGCCTGTCTGTGTATTGTCTATCGCGTATGCAGGCAGATGGCTTCGTTACATGCGGGCATCGATGTTGGAAATTTTGCCTTCCGATTATATTCGAACCGCTCGCGCCAAAGGCTTAAGTGAAAACAAAGTGATTTTTAAGCATGCTCTTCGAAATGCTTTGATTCCCATTGTAACCTTGTTGGCCCTCTCGATCCCAGTTTTGTTTGGGGGAGCTGTGTTGACTGAGACGGTGTTTTCATGGCCTGGAATGGGGCGTTTGCAATACGATGCAATTTTAAATTCTGACTATTATGTTGCAATTGTTGTGTTTTTAATATCGGCTTTTTGGGTGATGGTTGGTAATCTGTTGGCCGATGGGTTGTATCGTTGGGTGGATCCTAGAATGAGAAATTCATGA
- a CDS encoding ABC transporter permease — translation MTKTHQQLIWKRFRNHQLAFYASIVLLILCMLALAAGWIEALLGVSHDMADLSLINSPAGWPHLMGTNELGQDVFTRLLFGGRISLTVGVLSALTSALIGALIGLLAGFYGGVLDSVLMRFTDAMLSIPVLPLMIVFSAIDLKMIFGSESMMDGNWASVLKLILIIVFFGWMTVARLARAAAMQLKTLEFVTAARSLGATDIRLLWVHILPNSLAPIIVAATLEVGGNILYEASLSFLGLGIQPPVSSWGNMLNSAMDYMKTDPSLAFWPGFFILITVACFNFFGDGMRDALDPHRVMKH, via the coding sequence ATGACAAAGACCCATCAACAGCTTATTTGGAAGCGCTTTCGGAATCATCAATTGGCTTTTTATGCCAGCATTGTGCTGTTGATACTCTGCATGCTTGCGCTGGCGGCAGGATGGATCGAAGCTCTTTTAGGGGTTTCACACGATATGGCCGATTTGTCCTTGATAAATTCTCCGGCAGGCTGGCCTCATTTGATGGGAACCAATGAATTGGGGCAGGATGTTTTTACACGGCTTCTTTTTGGAGGGCGAATTTCCCTCACAGTGGGCGTTTTATCTGCCCTGACATCGGCCTTGATAGGCGCGTTGATTGGCCTGCTTGCGGGTTTTTATGGCGGAGTATTGGATTCGGTCTTGATGCGATTCACCGATGCGATGCTTTCAATTCCGGTATTGCCGTTGATGATTGTCTTCTCAGCCATTGATTTGAAAATGATTTTTGGTAGCGAGAGCATGATGGATGGGAACTGGGCTTCGGTGCTTAAGCTCATTTTAATTATTGTTTTTTTTGGATGGATGACTGTCGCAAGGCTCGCACGCGCTGCTGCCATGCAACTCAAAACCCTGGAATTTGTGACGGCTGCTCGGTCGCTTGGAGCAACGGATATTCGACTTTTGTGGGTTCATATTTTGCCGAATTCCCTAGCGCCGATTATCGTGGCTGCGACCTTGGAAGTAGGCGGCAATATTTTGTATGAAGCGAGCTTAAGCTTTTTAGGGCTTGGGATCCAACCCCCTGTATCTTCCTGGGGGAACATGTTGAACAGCGCGATGGATTATATGAAAACAGATCCAAGCTTAGCGTTCTGGCCTGGTTTTTTTATTTTGATTACCGTCGCTTGCTTTAATTTTTTTGGTGATGGAATGCGAGACGCTCTTGACCCTCATCGGGTGATGAAGCATTAA
- a CDS encoding bifunctional (p)ppGpp synthetase/guanosine-3',5'-bis(diphosphate) 3'-pyrophosphohydrolase: MIRLSDIFEMIKNYHPTADLDLIQKAYVYSAKVHAGQVRKSGEPYLSHPMEVAKILAELKLDEASICTGLLHDTVEDTLATLEEIQTLFGKDIAHLVDGVTKLSQVQFKSTEEKMAENFRKMLVAMSKDIRVLLVKLADRLHNMRTLQYMKPEKQELIAEETLEIYAPLANRLGIGWIKVELEDLSFKYLKPLNYQELKEKIGKTKRERSRFIEEILTDIHRAMSGSGIQHFEISGRPKHLWSTYRKMVDKCLNFEDIHDLIAFRISVDSISQCYEALGAVHTIWKPVPGKFKDYIAMPKPNGYRSLHTTLIGSKGDRIEVQIRTFEMHQVAESGIAAHWKYKENFSQPVLATDAADRGFSWLTQLMSWQRELKDPNEFLDSVKVDLFSEEVYVFTPKGDVIELPQNATILDFAFAIHSDLGMHCVSARVNNQMAPLRQVLQSGDTCEIITHKNQLPNRSWLDYVKTSKARTKIRNLLKQQEREKSEAIGRELLEKEFRRYGTSLQKWAQHEGLQDFLSQDGLSALGYGKLEPRNIIQKIFPSEQLGQIRPDEPKSTLGRLIDRFSKKATTGIKVEGIEHILVHYARCCMPIKDDPVIGFVTRGRGLTIHRSNCQKIHELDQNRRIEVFWNNQVFTARPIYIRIITDHRGGMLASISMAFSKMNINILEANCRAMDNGQAINTFKCCVQDLEELKCVLKRLQSIRGVHSVTRSRSSTP, translated from the coding sequence GCTCAAGCTCGATGAAGCTAGCATTTGCACGGGTTTGCTCCATGATACGGTGGAAGATACCCTGGCTACTCTCGAAGAAATTCAGACCCTTTTTGGAAAAGACATTGCTCATTTGGTCGATGGCGTCACCAAGCTATCTCAAGTGCAATTTAAAAGCACCGAAGAAAAAATGGCCGAAAACTTCCGGAAAATGTTGGTAGCGATGTCCAAAGATATTCGGGTTCTATTGGTCAAGCTAGCCGATCGACTGCACAACATGCGCACGCTTCAATACATGAAGCCCGAAAAACAAGAGCTGATTGCGGAAGAGACCTTAGAGATTTACGCTCCGCTTGCGAATCGTCTTGGCATTGGCTGGATTAAAGTCGAACTCGAAGACCTCAGCTTCAAATACCTAAAACCTCTGAATTACCAAGAACTCAAAGAAAAAATCGGAAAGACGAAGCGCGAACGATCGAGATTCATTGAAGAGATTTTAACCGATATCCATCGAGCCATGAGCGGTTCAGGAATCCAGCACTTTGAGATTTCTGGAAGACCTAAACACCTGTGGTCAACCTATCGCAAAATGGTCGATAAATGTTTGAATTTTGAAGACATTCACGATCTGATCGCGTTTCGGATTTCAGTCGATTCCATCAGCCAATGCTACGAAGCCCTGGGAGCGGTGCACACCATTTGGAAGCCGGTACCCGGAAAATTCAAAGACTACATCGCCATGCCAAAGCCTAATGGCTATCGAAGCCTTCATACAACTCTGATTGGCTCTAAGGGAGATCGCATTGAAGTGCAGATTCGAACTTTTGAGATGCATCAAGTTGCGGAATCCGGCATCGCTGCTCATTGGAAATACAAAGAAAATTTCAGCCAACCGGTGTTAGCGACGGATGCAGCGGATCGTGGATTCTCCTGGTTAACGCAACTCATGAGCTGGCAACGTGAACTCAAAGATCCGAATGAGTTTTTAGATTCGGTCAAGGTTGACCTATTTTCCGAGGAAGTTTATGTTTTTACGCCCAAGGGCGATGTGATTGAGCTCCCTCAGAATGCAACCATTCTAGACTTTGCTTTTGCGATTCATTCCGATCTGGGAATGCATTGCGTCTCGGCTCGAGTCAACAATCAAATGGCTCCTTTAAGACAGGTACTCCAAAGTGGAGATACCTGCGAAATTATCACGCATAAAAATCAACTCCCCAATCGCTCTTGGTTGGATTACGTCAAAACCTCGAAAGCCCGAACGAAAATTCGCAATCTTCTCAAACAGCAGGAACGCGAAAAAAGCGAAGCCATTGGACGTGAACTACTAGAAAAAGAATTTCGTCGATATGGCACTAGCCTTCAAAAATGGGCTCAGCATGAAGGGCTTCAAGATTTTTTGAGTCAAGATGGACTCAGCGCTTTGGGTTATGGCAAACTGGAACCCCGGAATATTATCCAAAAAATATTTCCTTCTGAACAGCTGGGGCAAATTAGGCCCGATGAACCCAAGAGCACCCTGGGAAGATTGATAGACCGATTTTCCAAAAAAGCCACAACAGGGATTAAAGTCGAAGGTATTGAGCACATTCTCGTTCATTACGCTCGATGCTGCATGCCCATCAAAGATGACCCCGTGATCGGTTTTGTAACGCGCGGACGTGGCCTTACCATTCACCGAAGCAACTGCCAAAAAATTCATGAATTAGACCAGAACCGACGAATCGAAGTCTTTTGGAACAACCAAGTCTTTACAGCGCGACCGATCTACATTCGAATCATTACAGATCATCGAGGTGGTATGCTGGCGAGCATATCTATGGCTTTTAGCAAAATGAACATTAATATCTTGGAAGCGAATTGCCGAGCCATGGATAACGGTCAAGCGATCAACACTTTTAAATGCTGCGTTCAAGATTTAGAAGAACTCAAGTGTGTCTTGAAACGCCTGCAATCCATACGCGGCGTACATTCTGTGACTCGATCGCGATCCTCCACTCCATAA